A section of the Arabiibacter massiliensis genome encodes:
- the ispH gene encoding 4-hydroxy-3-methylbut-2-enyl diphosphate reductase — MRVVRAEYAGACYGVQRALDMAIEASEGGEGASTLGPLIHNPQVVADLAERGVHAVGGPEDVERGTVIIRSHGVTPAVRRSVEERGLPILDATCPHVARAQRAAADLARRCGRVVVVGEAGHPEVEGLVACAREAGGQVAVVAEPADLPDALEAPVGIVVQTTQTREALDAVTAALSARGIEPEVKNTICFATRQRQESAAALAGEVDALVVIGGRNSSNTTRLADICAAACPRTHHVESADEIDPAWFADCETVGVTAGASTPEDQIAAVVERLEAL, encoded by the coding sequence ATGAGGGTGGTCCGCGCCGAATACGCGGGCGCGTGCTACGGCGTGCAGCGCGCGCTCGACATGGCCATCGAGGCCTCCGAGGGAGGGGAGGGCGCGTCCACGCTGGGGCCGCTCATCCACAACCCGCAGGTGGTGGCCGACCTCGCCGAGCGCGGCGTGCATGCCGTCGGCGGTCCTGAGGACGTGGAGCGCGGCACGGTCATCATCCGCAGCCACGGTGTGACGCCGGCGGTGCGCCGCAGCGTCGAGGAGCGCGGGCTGCCCATCCTGGATGCCACTTGCCCGCATGTCGCCCGCGCGCAGAGGGCGGCGGCCGACCTCGCCCGGCGCTGCGGGCGCGTGGTGGTGGTGGGGGAGGCGGGCCATCCCGAGGTGGAGGGCCTGGTGGCGTGCGCGCGCGAGGCGGGCGGCCAGGTGGCCGTGGTGGCCGAGCCAGCCGATCTGCCCGATGCCCTTGAGGCACCGGTGGGCATCGTCGTGCAGACCACGCAGACGCGCGAGGCGCTCGATGCGGTGACGGCCGCCCTCTCCGCGCGCGGCATCGAGCCCGAGGTGAAGAACACCATCTGCTTCGCCACGCGCCAGCGCCAGGAGTCGGCCGCCGCGCTCGCGGGCGAGGTGGACGCCCTCGTGGTCATCGGGGGGCGCAACTCGTCGAACACCACGCGCCTCGCCGACATCTGCGCCGCCGCCTGCCCGCGCACCCACCACGTGGAGTCCGCCGACGAGATCGACCCCGCCTGGTTCGCCGACTGCGAAACCGTGGGCGTCACCGCCGGCGCCAGTACCCCCGAGGACCAGATAGCCGCCGTAGTGGAGCGCCTGGAGGCGTTGTGA
- a CDS encoding MarR family transcriptional regulator: protein MAKRVVPGAEFEGAYWEFLDAAKDAFAAGWWQNALMDCSKNEMLALVHVYRAGETSMSRLAEYVGVPLNTATGIVNRLEKRGLVQRWRSEQDKRVMVVRITEQGSAQVASVLEAVGSTLGRVFEGLDDEERRVLLKVVGRLPALLAQEAGEREGAAHGKGGMKRIAIE, encoded by the coding sequence ATGGCGAAGCGCGTAGTCCCCGGAGCGGAGTTCGAGGGGGCGTACTGGGAGTTCCTCGATGCGGCGAAGGACGCGTTCGCGGCCGGCTGGTGGCAGAACGCGCTCATGGACTGCTCGAAGAACGAGATGCTCGCGCTCGTGCACGTGTACCGCGCGGGCGAGACATCCATGTCGCGCCTGGCCGAGTACGTGGGCGTCCCGCTCAACACGGCCACGGGCATCGTGAACCGCCTGGAGAAGCGCGGACTCGTGCAGCGCTGGCGCAGCGAGCAGGACAAGCGCGTCATGGTGGTGCGCATCACCGAGCAGGGGAGCGCGCAGGTTGCCTCCGTGCTGGAGGCCGTGGGCTCGACGCTGGGGCGCGTCTTCGAGGGACTCGACGACGAGGAGCGCCGCGTTCTGCTCAAGGTGGTCGGCCGGCTGCCCGCGCTGCTCGCGCAGGAGGCGGGCGAACGCGAGGGCGCGGCGCACGGCAAGGGCGGCATGAAGCGCATCGCCATCGAGTGA
- a CDS encoding lysophospholipid acyltransferase family protein has translation MSLFLPYEKMWDMPFGGTSDEKQAPHWSGNLIWGFLAFVFKICFRYKVEHRERIRAFAGKSGLVVIANHTSFLDVAIMYLVTRPKQWIRFMGRENLFGNAHGLVGQILSRVGAFPIKRDAADRTAIKRATRMLKNGEIVGIMPEGTRRGKSDRTPELHSGAAFIAKMGKVPILPMTVRNAENVKRKGERLHFPKISIEYGNPVLVEDFDFLPKEDRLDGCTWYAMRECFALSLRVPREQVDMPALFPGGKDFTAAFAEHPIPEHTSEEVVASLCHPERAEQPTPRHPERSAQRAVEGSSQESAEGASPSSPDGSAS, from the coding sequence GACATGCCCTTCGGCGGCACGTCCGACGAGAAGCAGGCGCCCCACTGGTCGGGCAACCTCATCTGGGGCTTCCTCGCGTTCGTGTTCAAGATCTGCTTCCGCTACAAGGTGGAGCACCGCGAGCGCATCCGCGCGTTCGCGGGCAAGAGCGGCCTCGTGGTCATCGCGAACCACACCTCGTTTCTGGACGTGGCCATCATGTACCTGGTCACGCGCCCGAAGCAGTGGATCCGCTTCATGGGCCGCGAGAACCTGTTCGGCAACGCGCACGGTCTGGTGGGGCAGATCCTCTCGCGCGTGGGGGCGTTCCCCATCAAGCGCGACGCCGCCGACCGCACCGCCATCAAGCGCGCCACGCGCATGCTGAAGAACGGCGAGATCGTCGGCATCATGCCCGAGGGCACCCGGCGCGGCAAGAGCGATCGCACGCCCGAGCTGCACTCCGGTGCCGCGTTCATCGCGAAGATGGGGAAGGTGCCCATCCTGCCCATGACCGTGCGCAACGCCGAGAACGTCAAGCGCAAGGGCGAGCGGCTGCATTTCCCGAAGATATCCATCGAGTACGGCAACCCGGTGCTGGTGGAGGACTTCGACTTCCTGCCGAAGGAGGACCGCCTCGACGGCTGCACGTGGTACGCCATGCGCGAGTGCTTCGCCCTGTCGCTGCGCGTTCCGCGCGAGCAGGTGGACATGCCCGCCCTGTTCCCGGGCGGCAAGGACTTCACCGCCGCCTTCGCCGAGCATCCCATCCCCGAGCACACCTCCGAGGAAGTCGTGGCCTCCCTCTGTCATCCTGAGCGAGCGGAGCAGCCCACCCCCCGTCATCCTGAGCGGAGCGCGCAGCGCGCAGTCGAAGGATCCTCTCAAGAAAGCGCCGAAGGCGCGTCACCCTCTTCTCCCGACGGGAGCGCCTCATGA